A DNA window from Engystomops pustulosus chromosome 10, aEngPut4.maternal, whole genome shotgun sequence contains the following coding sequences:
- the LOC140104610 gene encoding uncharacterized protein, with product MDVESLYTNIIHETEVDFLDLRITTRDGHIETTLYRKETATNNLLHYSSFHPQHLRDGIPIGQFLRLRRNCSSQEEFQRHCTDLTNRFRKRAYPRKVISRAYMRAKHTKREDTFTPSTRKSDGKPCLTTPYHNQWSDIYKLLQKNWGILRSDPRLHPHITAKPRMIAKRARNLRDSLVQSHFQRPSQALGRGIQLTGSYPCGDCTVCPMILRGDSFQNPTNQEKITLRSYINCRSRGVIYGLICSCPKIYVGQTTQELRKRVQKHVSTINNAAQDLANGRQLSTVAKHFYAVHGNNPSKLKVVGLEKIQSNIRGGDPVPALLRQEARWIFRLGSLSPKGINEDMLFSGFYKQ from the exons ATGGACGTGGAATCATTATATACCAACATCATACACGAG ACAGAGGTAGACTTCCTAGATCTTCGTATCACAACCCGGGACGGACATATTGAGACGACTCTCTACAGAAAGGAGACAGCGACCAACAACTTGCTACATTATTCGAGCTTTCACCCACAACATCTTAGGGATGGGATCCCAATTGGTCAGTTTCTACGCCTGAGGAGAAATTGCAGCAGCCAGGAGGAATTCCAACGACACTGCACGGATTTAACCAACAGATTCCGTAAACGTGCATACCCAAGGAAAGTAATATCTAGAGCCTATATGCGGGCCAAGCATACCAAGAGGGAAGATACATTCACACCCAGCACGAGAAAGAGTGATGGAAAACCTTGCCTGACAACACCTTACCACAATCAATGGTCAGATATTTACAAGTTACTGCAAAAAAACTGGGGTATTTTGAGGAGTGATCCACGGCTACATCCACACATTACAGCCAAACCCAGGATGATTGCAAAGAGAGCCAGGAATTTGCGAGACTCATTGGTTCAGAGCCACTTTCAGAGACCTAGCCAAGCACTAGGCAGAGGTATACAACTAACGGGTTCCTATCCTTGTGGAGATTGTACGGTTTGTCCCATGATCCTGAGAGGTGACTCCTTTCAGAATCCGACCAATCAAGAAAAGATCACACTACGTTCCTACATAAACTGTCGCTCCCGGGGTGTAATATATGGCTTGATCTGCTCGTGCCCGAAAATTTATGTCGGTCAAACGACTCAAGAACTTCGCAAAAGAGTTCAAAAACATGTCTCTACAATAAATAACGCTGCACAGGACTTGGCCAACGGCAGACAACTTTCTACAGTAGCCAAGCACTTCTATGCTGTTCATGGTAACAATCCGAGTAAACTCAAAGTGGTAGGCCTGGAAAAGATCCAGTCCAATATTCGGGGCGGTGATCCAGTACCAGCACTTTTACGGCAAGAGGCAAGATGGATATTCCGGTTGGGCTCACTGTCCCCAAAGGGGATAAATGAAGATATGTTGTTTTCAGGATTCTATAAGCAATAA